A part of Aspergillus flavus chromosome 5, complete sequence genomic DNA contains:
- a CDS encoding arginase family-domain-containing protein, whose protein sequence is MLVTTVSLLALSAVASAHGKHQTPMSGPHQKLWYNTLPGDGGTQADSVFSGISTFARLPYFPCLSSEDEKYDIAFIGAPFDTGTSYRPGARFGPSGIRQGSRRLNLYGGYNVPLEANPFVSDLKVIDCGDIPVTSYDNAWAIQQIEEGHNSILMRKPFTDANEYGLSRAGKTLPRVITLGGDHTITLPLLRSINKAYGPVSVIHFDSHLDSWKPKVFGGSPSQVASVNHGTYFYHAAMEGLLKNDTNIHAGIRTTLSGPSDYENDGYCGFEIVEAREIDTIGTDGIIKRIRDRVGTENPVYLSIDIDTLDPAYAPATGTPETGGWSTRELRTIIRGLDGLNLIGADIVEVAPAYDTNAELSTMAAADVLYEILTMMVKKGPLTVDSDGSVDL, encoded by the exons ATGCTCGTCACAACAGTGAGCCTTCTCGCTCTGTCTGCTGTGGCTTCCGCCCATGGCAAGCACCAAACCCCCATGTCTGGTCCGCACCAGAAACTGTGGTATAACACCTTGCCAGGAGATGGTGGTACTCAG GCCGATTCTGTCTTCTCAGGCATTTCGACTTTCGCTCGCTTGCCCTACTTTCCCTGTCTCTCCAGCGAGGATGAGAAGTATGATATTGCCTTCATAG GTGCCCCCTTTGACACCGGCACCTCCTACAGACCCGGTGCCAGATTTGGTCCCAGCGGCATCAGACAAGGCTCACGCCGTCTCAATCTCTA CGGTGGCTACAACGTCCCCCTAGAAGCCAACCCCTTTGTCAGTGATCTGAAAGTCATAGACTGCGGCGACATTCCCGTCACCTC CTACGACAACGCCTGGGCAATCCAGCAAATCGAAGAAGGCCACAACAGCATCCTGATGCGTAAGCCCTTCACCGACGCAAACGAATATGGCCTCTCTCGAGCAGGCAAGACCCTTCCCCGCGTCATCACCCTAGGAGGTGATCACACCATCACGCTGCCCCTGCTGCGCAGTATCAACAAGGCCTATGGCCCCGTCAGTGTCATTCACTTCGATAGCCATCT CGACTCCTGGAAACCAAAGGTCTTCGGTGGCTCCCCAAGCCAGGTCGCTTCCGTTAACCATGGAACTTACTTCTACCATGCGGCGATGGAAGGCCTTCTTAAGAACGACACGAATATTCACGCTGGTATCCGGACTACTCTTTCAGGTCCCTCGGATTATGAGAATGATGGATACTGTGGGTTTGAGATTGTAGAGGCTAGGGAGATTGACACCATCG GCACGGACGGTATAATCAAAAGAATCCGCGACCGCGTCGGTACCGAAAACCCCGTTTACCTCTCCATCGACATCGACACGCTGGATCCTGCCT ATGCCCCCGCAACCGGCACCCCTGAAACAGGTGGCTGGTCAACCCGCGAACTGCGCACGATCATCCGTGGTCTAGACGGGTTGAATCTCATCGGGGCCGATATCGTGGAGGTTGCACCTGCTTATGATACTAATGCGGAGCTGTCGACTAT GGCTGCCGCGGATGTGCTTTATGAGATTCTTACGATGATGGTTAAGAAGGGGCCGTTGACTGTTGATTCTGATGGATCTGTTGACTTGTAG